A DNA window from Gigantopelta aegis isolate Gae_Host chromosome 4, Gae_host_genome, whole genome shotgun sequence contains the following coding sequences:
- the LOC121371897 gene encoding small acidic protein-like, with translation MSEKKNKQKSNDEDSHTEEDVAAHVQSANKWENADLGETDRKSKFLRLMGATKKEHHGKFVIGDQKANETRKKVDEHQLTEDLEVQFVQGLEHQRIGGRRGHIGLGYHSVTLDSQGQQDTNSSEPQSGKESDTHSQEMGETSKEEKQSAETKTENTSESSKEKKDVVANEQDGLGPTSAKKFKLAFVKASS, from the exons ATGAgcgaaaagaaaaataaacagaaaagtAATGATGAAGATTCGCATACAGAAGAAGACGTTGCTGCCCAT GTTCAGTCGGCTAATAAATGGGAGAATGCCGACTTGGGAGAAACGGACAGAAAAAGCAAGTTTCTGAGATTAATGGGAGCTACCAAG AAAGAGCATCATGGGAAATTTGTGATTGGTGACCAAAAGGCAAATGAAACACGGAAAA aagttgaTGAACACCAGCTGACTGAAGATCTGGAGGTTCAGTTTGTTCAAGGTCTCGAGCACCAGCGGATTGGGGGTCGGCGAGGTCACATCGGTCTCGGCTACCACAGTGTCACGTTGGACAGTCAGGGGCAGCAAGACACCAACTCAAGTGAGCCGCAGTCGGGGAAAGAATCGGACACACATTCCCAAGAAATGGGGGAAACCAGCAAGGAGGAAAAACAAAGTGCCGaaacaaaaactgaaaataCTAGCGAGTCGTCCAAGGAAAAGAAAGATGTGGTAGCGAATGAACAGGACGGATTAGGACCCACATCAGCTAAAAAATTCAAACTGGCTTTTGTAAAAGCTAGTTCATGA